The genomic region ATGCCCACGACAAAATTCCCGTTCCGGATGCGAGGGGCGTGGGCCGCGGGCCCACGATGACCGGGGTCGGAGTCTACCGGGGCCGCCAGGGGCCACCCGCCCCCATCTCACGGCACCGACGTCGTCGGCGCGAGCGCTCCTCGCCTCAGGGCCGGTCGGTGAGCAGCGCGTCGGCGGCCGCGACCTGGTCGGCGTCGAGGTCCACGTCGACGTCGAGGCGGTCGTGGGCCACCACCGAGAGCAGCGCGTTGAGCGCGGCGCCGGCGAGGTTGCCCCAGGAGGAGACGTAGGAGAACTGCCACCACCACAGCGCCTCGCCCACGTTGCCGTCACGGAAGTGGCGCAGCCCCGTGTCGAGGTCGGTCGCGATCGCCGCCAGGTCGTCGGAGAGCTGGCTCTCGACGACCTCGGGCACGTAGGGGTCGAAGACGAAGCTGTAGGTGTCGATGTTGTCGAGCATCAGCGCCAGGCGCATGCGCAGCTCGTCGAGGTCCGGCTCGGGGCCCACGTCGGGCTGGTAGCGCGAGTGCGGCGTGAAGTCCTGCTGGGCGCCCAGCCGGGCACCGGCGAGCAGCACCTGGCTGATCTCCAGGAGCAGCAGCGAGATCGCCCGGCCGCCGTCGGCCTCCTTGGCGATGGCGCGCAGCGCCAGCAGGAAGCTGGCCACCTGGTCGGCGATCTGCTGGGCGAACTCCTCGGTCTCGGCGTCGAGCGCCAGGGCCTCCACGAGGGCCTCGGCCAGGCCGCCCGGGGGCTCGCCGGCCCCGCCGTGCACGTCGTCGGTACCGCTGCTGGTGCTGGTCATTCCGCTGCCCGCCTTCCTGCGAACGCCCGTCCGAGGGTCACCTCGTCGGCGTACTCGAGGTCCCCACCCACCGGCAGTCCACTCGCCAACCGGGTCACGCGCAAGTCCATCACCTTCAGCATCCGGGTGAGGTAGGTCGCCGTGGCCTCGCCCTCGAGGTTGGGGTCGGTGGCCAGGATGACCTCGGTGACCACCCCGTCGGCCAACCGCGTCATCAGCTCGCGGATGCGCAGCTGGTCGGGGCCGATGCCGTCGATCGGGCTGATCGCGCCGCCCAGCACGTGGTAGCGGCCGCGGTACTCGCGGGTGCGCTCGATGGCGACGACGTCCTTGTACTCCTCGACCACGCACAGCACCGCCGGGTCCCGGCGCGGGTCACGACAGATCCGGCACTGCTCGTCCTCGGAGACGTTGAAGCACACCGAGCAGAACTTGACCTTGGCCTTGACCTCGAGCAGCACGTCGGCCAGGCGGCGTACGTCGACGGGGTCGGCCTGCAGCAGGTGGAACGCGATGCGCTGGGCACTCTTCGGCCCGACCCCGGGCAGGCGCCCGAGCTCGTCGATGAGGTCCTGGACGACGCCTTCGTACAAGGTCGCGCGCCCTAGAAGCCGAGCTGGCCGGGCAGGCCGCCCGGAGCGCCGCCGCCGGGCATCCCACCGCCGGCGAGCGGGCCGAGCGCCTCGCCGGCCATGGTGTCGGCCTGCGCCTTCGCGTCGCGGTAGGCCGCGACGATCATGTCGCCCAGGTCGCTGAGGTCGTCGGCGTCGCTGCCGTCGAAGCCGCCCGCCTTGATGTCGACGCCGACGAGCTCGCCGACCCCGTTGACCCGCACGGTCACGGCGCCGCCGGCGACGGTGCCCTCGACCTCTGCCTCGGCCAGACGCTCCTGGGCCTGCTGGAGCTGCTCCTGCATCTGCTGGGCCTGCTGCAGCAGCGCGTTCATGTCGAGGCCGCCGCCTGCGCCGCCGAGCGCCTCGAAGGGGTTCTGGCTCATGGGGTCACCTCTGGGTGTCGTGGATCTGGCTGTCGTGGGTCTGGGTCGTGGATTCGCGGTGGGTGGTGCGGGATGTGCCCAGTGTGTCGTGCGGTCGCTCACCCGGCGGGTGCTGGGCCGCTCACTGGTGACGGATCTCCTCGATGACGCGCGCCCCGAGCTCTCGCTCGAGCAGGGCGGCGCCGCCGAGCGTCTCGTCGTCCGCGTCGAGGTCGTCGGGGTGCGCGTCGGCATCGGCGGCCCGGAGGTCGTCGGAGCGTGCGATGTCGGCACCGCCGACGCGGGTCTGCTGGATGGCGCCGCGGGCGGCCGCGATCGAGCCCGGGCCGGCCTGCGGGCGCTGGGCCGGGGCCGTCGGGGCCGCGTCCGGCGGCGGGGTGCCCGGCTCGCCGGGGTCGTCGTCGGGCGGCGCCTCGTCGAGCCAGGCCGGCGGTCGCTCCTGGGCCGGCGCCGGGGTCTCGGGGACGGGCGGCTGCCCGAGCGGGCCGGGCTGCCCCTCGGGTGCGCCCTGCTGCTGGGGCTGCTGCGACCGCTGGGGCTGCTGGGGCTGCTGCGGCTGCTGCGGCTGCACCGGGGAGGCCGCGGGTTCGGCCGGCGGGGCGGCGGGCGCGGCCTGGCGCGTCACCACCGGCGCGGTGTCGGGCGAGGCGCCGGGGTCGACGATCGTCTCGATGCGCCAGTCGGAGCCGACCACGTCGATCGCGGCCTGGCGCACGATCTCGGCGCTGCCGTTGCCGTCGAAGGAGTCGCGAGCGCCCGCGTTGGCGAAACCGAGGGTGAGCGTCTTGGCGTCGACGGCCACCACCTGGGCGTTCTGCGTCAGGTGGATCCAGGTGACCCGGCGCCGAACCTTGGTGGCCTCGACGATGTCGGGCCACAGGCGGCGTACCTCGACCAGGCTGAGCGCGC from Nocardioides salarius harbors:
- a CDS encoding DUF5063 domain-containing protein encodes the protein MTSTSSGTDDVHGGAGEPPGGLAEALVEALALDAETEEFAQQIADQVASFLLALRAIAKEADGGRAISLLLLEISQVLLAGARLGAQQDFTPHSRYQPDVGPEPDLDELRMRLALMLDNIDTYSFVFDPYVPEVVESQLSDDLAAIATDLDTGLRHFRDGNVGEALWWWQFSYVSSWGNLAGAALNALLSVVAHDRLDVDVDLDADQVAAADALLTDRP
- the recR gene encoding recombination mediator RecR — encoded protein: MYEGVVQDLIDELGRLPGVGPKSAQRIAFHLLQADPVDVRRLADVLLEVKAKVKFCSVCFNVSEDEQCRICRDPRRDPAVLCVVEEYKDVVAIERTREYRGRYHVLGGAISPIDGIGPDQLRIRELMTRLADGVVTEVILATDPNLEGEATATYLTRMLKVMDLRVTRLASGLPVGGDLEYADEVTLGRAFAGRRAAE
- a CDS encoding YbaB/EbfC family nucleoid-associated protein — its product is MSQNPFEALGGAGGGLDMNALLQQAQQMQEQLQQAQERLAEAEVEGTVAGGAVTVRVNGVGELVGVDIKAGGFDGSDADDLSDLGDMIVAAYRDAKAQADTMAGEALGPLAGGGMPGGGAPGGLPGQLGF